A region of Anoplopoma fimbria isolate UVic2021 breed Golden Eagle Sablefish chromosome 24, Afim_UVic_2022, whole genome shotgun sequence DNA encodes the following proteins:
- the LOC129114073 gene encoding spectrin family protein isoform X2, with amino-acid sequence MELDRRDREPCLSPAAFVNQVQYSNILEGRFKQLQDEREAVQKKTFTKWVNSHLGRVTCRIGDLYTDLRDGRMLIRLLEVLSGEQLPKPTKGRMRIHCLENVDKALQFLKEQKVHLENMGSHDIVDGNHRLTLGLIWTIILRFQIQDISVATEDNKEKKSAKDALLLWCQMKTAGYPNVNIHNFTTSWRDGLAFSAIVHKHRPDVIEVDNLKRSNAHYNLQNAFNVAEKELGLTKLLDPEDVNVDQPDEKSIITYVATYYHYFSKMKALAVEGKRIGKVLDYAIEADQLIEKYETLASELLQWIEQTIGTLNDRQLANSLSAVQNQLQAFNSYRTVEKPPKFTEKGNLEVLLFTIQSKMRANNQKVYMPREGKLISDINKAWERLEKAEHERELALRNELIRQEKLEMLAARFDRKAAMRETWLSENQRLVSQDNFGTDLGAVEAATRKHEAIETDIGAYWERVAAVEAVAKELEAEKYHDVRRVIARRDNVLRLWEYLKELLAARRERLNAHRDLQRLFEEMRYIMDWMADMKSRLQSQDSGKHLHDVLDLLQKHNLVEADISAQAERIKAVQGAAQRFTSYEQVYKPCEPGLVSEKVDLLGQAYEELGQLAGTRRVRLEDSRRLWQFLWDVGEEAAWIREQEQILASGDCGRDLTSALHLLSKHEAFSDEMAARYGPLSNSIAAGEALVQEGHFGAPEVTERIQDIRAQWSHLEETTKLREQNLKEAVALQQFQTDANDMEAWIMETLRQVSSQEVGHDEFSTQTLARKQREVEEEIQSHRPGIDSLHEQVEALPEDYIHFPQVDGRLPAIEKSFEELESLSAARRQALEGALALYRMFSEAGACQLWVEEKEQWLHGMAIPTRLEDLEVVQQRFETLEPEMNNLGTRVTDVNQVAEQLLSSDSCNKDQIHQTRDQLHNRWKEFEQLAGQKKVALESALNIQNYHLECNEIQTWMKEKTKVIESTQSLGNDLAGVMALQRKLTGMERDLEAIQGKLDDLRNEAEKLALEHPDQAGEIQGHLAEIQEVWEELNATMKRREESLGEASKLQGFLRDLDDFQSWLSRTQTAVASEDIPTSLPEAESLLTQHESIKNEVDNYKEDYEKMRAVGEEVTQGQTDAQHMFLAQRLQALDTGWHELRRMWENRHNLLAQAFDFQTFLRDAKQAEAFLNSQEYVLSHTEMPTSLQGAEGAIKKHEDFLTTTEASEEKITGVVEAGRRLINDSNANADKIQEKVDSIQERHFKNKEAANELLAKLKDNRELQHFLQDGQELTLWINEKMLTAQDMSYDEARNLHSKWQKHQAFMAELASNKDWLDKIDKEGQALVAEKPELKPVVQQTLEDLQRQWEDLEGTTRTKAQCLFDANRAELFTQSCSALDVWLKNLEGQLHNDDYGKDLTSVNILLKKHQMLEHQMEVREKEVQSLQSQALALSQEDAGITEVDGQQRRVTDNFSNLQDPLELRRQRLLASKEAHQFNRDLEDEILWVKERMPLADSTDHGKDLPTVQLLIKKNQTLQKEIQGHQPRIDDIHRRGQTQSQVDGERQSVLEERLVELRDLWDQLIAETDKRHARLIEANRAQQFYADAAEAEAWMGEQELHMMSEEKAKDEQSALVMVKKHQTLEQALEDYAQTIHQLANSSRIMVTGEHPESERITLRQAQVDKLYAGLKDLAEERRGRLQERQRLTQLKREVDDLEQWIAEREVVAGSHELGQDYEHVTMLRDKFREFARDTSTIGQERVDGVNGLADDLIESGHPENASVAEWKDGLNEAWADLLELIDTRTQMLAASYELHRFHQDAMEVLGRVKEKREGLPSDLGRDLNTVQHLHRQHNTFENDIQALSGQVNQVQDDAARLQKAYAGEKADDINRSEHAVTSAWEGLLEAGQARRLLLLDTVEKFRFFNMVRDLMLWMDGVNLQIDAHDSPRDVSSAGLVIGNHQDIKSEIETRADSFTACIEMGKSLINNNHYAADEIREKLAQLQEKREKINQKWQDKMDHLQIVLEVLQFGRDACVAESWLAGQEPLVRTAELGSNVDEVESLIKRHEAFEKLATAWEDRFVLLEKLTTLEEHEMQKRREEEERARRPPTPPPAEVAQSEVESQVHDSAARTSLDQTTLNQSVSVNGVHSDNDTSQGSESESVNGPGRDSGLASSRLEPSATLPSRGGAESDPDTMEGMLCRKQEMESLSKKAASRSWQNVYCVLRKGSLGFYKDGKSASNGIPYHGEVPISLGEAVCEVANDYKKRKFVFKLRLGDGKEYLFQAKDEAEMSSWIRSILSSIPTGSADSPVGPRALSRAMTMPPISPGSGEPGGGVTMRNKDGKDKDREKRFSFFGKKK; translated from the exons ATGGAATTGGACCGCAGGGACAGAGAGCCCTGCTTGTCCCCAGCAGCATTTGTTAATCAGGTGCAATACTCTAACATCCTGGAAGGAAGGTTTAAACAGCTGCAAG ATGAGCGTGAAGCGGTGCAGAAGAAGACCTTTACCAAATGGGTAAACTCTCACTTAGGCCGAGTGACTTGTCGCATTGGCGACTTGTACACCGACCTGCGCGATGGTCGCATGCTAATCCGCCTTCTGGAAGTGCTCTCAGGAGAACAGCTG CCAAAGCCCACTAAAGGCCGCATGCGTATCCACTGCCTGGAAAATGTTGATAAAGCCCTGCAGTTTCTCAAGGAGCAAAAAGTCCATCTAGAAAACATGGGTTCACATGACATTGTAGATGGGAATCACCGTCTCACCCTGGGTCTCATCTGGACCATCATCCTTCGCTTCCAG ATCCAGGACATTAGTGTTGCGACAGAGGACAACAAGGAGAAAAAATCAGCTAAAGATGCCCTGCTGCTTTGGTGCCAAATGAAAACTGCTGG ATACCCGAATGTCAACATCCACAACTTCACCACGAGCTGGAGAGATGGCCTGGCGTTCAGTGCCATCGTGCACAAACACAG ACCCGATGTGATTGAGGTTGACAACCTGAAGAGGTCCAATGCTCATTACAATCTCCAGAATGCTTTCAATGTGGCTGAGAAGGAGCTTGGGCTCACCAAGCTGCTGGACCCAGAAG ATGTTAATGTTGATCAGCCTGATGAAAAGTCAATCATTACCTATGTGGCGACCTATTACCATTACTTCTCCAAGATGAAGGCCCTGGCAGTGGAGGGCAAACGAATTGGCAAg GTACTGGACTATGCTATCGAGGCTGACCAACTGATAGAGAAGTATGAGACCCTTGCCTCGGAGCTGCTGCAGTGGATTGAGCAGACCATAGGGACGCTCAATGATCGGCAGCTTGCTAACTCACTGAGTGCTGTGCAAAACCAGCTGCAGGCTTTTAACTCCTACCGGACTGTGGAGAAACCCCCCAA ATTTACAGAGAAAGGAAACTTGGAAGTTCTCCTTTTTACTATCCAGAGCAAGATGAGAGCAAACAATCAGAAAGTCTACATGCCAAGAGAAGGCAAACTCATCTCTGACATCAATAAG GCATGGGAGCGACTGGAAAAGGCAGAGCATGAACGAGAGCTGGCACTGAGAAACGAGTTGATTCGCCAGGAGAAGCTGGAGATGCTTGCTGCACGTTTTGACCGCAAAGCAGCTATGCGGGAAACGTGGCTGAGTGAGAACCAGAGGCTGGTGTCTCAG GACAACTTTGGAACTGACTTGGGAGCTGTGGAAGCTGCCACCCGTAAACATGAAGCAATTGAGACAGACATTGGGGCGTATTGGGAGCGTGTGGCTGCTGTGGAGGCTGTTGCCAAAGAGCTGGAAGCAGAGAAGTACCACGATGTGCGCCGTGTTATTGCACGGAGGGATAATGTGCTTCGACTCTGGGAATACCTGAAAGAGCTCCTGGCTGCACGCAGAGAGCGGCTGAACGCCCATCGTGACCTACAGAGACTGTTTGAGGAGATGCGCTACATCATGGACTGGATGGCAGACATGAAG AGTCGTCTGCAGTCTCAGGACAGTGGCAAACATTTGCACGATGTGTTAGACCTACTGCAGAAACACAATCTGGTAGAGGCTGACATTTCAGCTCAGGCAGAGAGGATCAAGGCAGTTCAGGGAGCGGCACAGCGCTTCACTTCCTATGAACAAG TCTACAAACCGTGTGAGCCGGGACTAGTTAGTGAGAAAGTTGACCTCCTCGGTCAAGCCTATGAGGAGCTCGGTCAGCTTGCTGGGACACGCAGAGTGCGCCTAGAGGATTCACGCCGCCTGTGGCAGTTTCTGTGGGATGTGGGAGAAGAAGCAGCCTGGATCAGAGAGCAGGAGCAGATCCTGGCCAGTGGAGACTGTGGCCGTGACCTCACTTCTGCCCTTCACCTGCTCAGCAAACATGAGGCCTTCAGCGATGAGATGGCAGCCCGTTATGGCCCTCTGAGTAACAGCATCGCTGCCGGAGAAGCTTTGGTTCAGGAGGGACACTTTGGAGCCCCAGAGGTCACCGAGAGGATTCAAGACATCCGTGCACAGTGGTCACATCTGGAGGAG ACAACTAAGCTCAGAGAGCAGAACCTTAAGGAAGCTGTGGCCCTGCAGCAGTTTCAAACTGATGCCAATGACATGGAGGCATGGATCATGGAGACGCTTAGACAGGTGTCCAGTCAGGAGGTGGGCCATGATGAGTTCTCCACTCAAACTCTCGCTCGCAAGCagagggaggtagaggaggagatCCAAAGTCACCGCCCCGGCATCGACTCCCTGCATGAGCAAGTCGAAGCACTGCCAGAGGATTATATACATTTCCCTCAG GTGGATGGTCGACTACCTGCTATTGAGAAGAGTTTTGAAGAACTGGAGTCTCTGTCAGCGGCTCGGCGCCAGGCTCTGGAAGGTGCCCTGGCCCTCTACCGCATGTTCAGTGAAGCTGGTGCCTGCCAGCTCTGGGTGGAGGAAAAGGAGCAGTGGTTACATGGCATGGCGATCCCTACCAGACTGGAGGACTTGGAGGTTGTGCAACAGAG ATTTGAGACACTGGAACCTGAGATGAACAACCTAGGCACTCGTGTAACCGATGTGAACCAGGTGGCCGAGCAGCTGCTGAGCTCCGACAGCTGTAACAAAGACCAAATCCATCAGACACGAGACCAACTGCACAACAG ATGGAAGGAGTTCGAACAACTGGCTGGCCAAAAGAAAGTAGCCCTCGAGTCGGCCCTTAACATCCAGAACTACCACTTGGAGTGCAATGAGATCCAAACTTGGATGAAGGAAAAAACCAAAGTGATTGAATCCACCCAGAGCCTGGGCAATGATCTGGCTGGAGTGATGGCGCTGCAGCGCAAACTCACTGGCATGGAGAGGGACCTGGAGGCCATTCAG GGCAAACTGGATGACCTGAGGAACGAGGCTGAAAAGTTGGCCTTGGAACATCCAGATCAGGCAGGGGAGATTCAAGGACACCTGGCAGAGATTCAAGAGGTGTGGGAGGAGTTGAATGCCACCATGAAACGGCGCGAGGAGTCATTGGGCGAAGCCAGCAAGCTGCAGGGCTTCCTCAGGGATCTGGATGACTTTCAGTCCTGGCTGTCCCGCACCCAGACAGCCGTGGCCTCAGAGGACATTCCAACCTCTCTGCCCGAGGCTGAGAGTTTGCTAACCCAGCATGAGAGTATTAAGAATGAGGTTGATAACTACAAGGAGGACTACGAGAAGATGCGAGCGGTCGGTGAGGAGGTGACCCAAGGTCAGACAGATGCCCAGCACATGTTCTTGGCCCAGAGACTCCAGGCACTGGACACTGGCTGGCATGAGTTGCGTCGCATGTGGGAGAACCGCCACAATCTCTTGGCCCAGGCCTTTGACTTCCAGACCTTCTTGAGAGACGCAAAGCAGGCAGAGGCTTTCCTCAACAGCCAG GAGTATGTGCTGTCCCACACAGAAATGCCCACCAGTCTTCAAGGAGCTGAAGGGGCCATTAAGAAGCATGAGGATTTCCTCACCACCACAGAGGCCAGTGAGGAGAAGATAACTGGTGTGGTGGAGGCTGGACGGCGCCTCATTAATGACAGCAATGCAAACGCTGATAAGATCCAGGAAAAAGTCGATTCCATCCAGGAAAG GCATTTTAAGAATAAGGAGGCTGCAAATGAATTGCTGGCTAAGCTTAAGGACAACCGTGAACTGCAGCACTTCCTCCAAGACGGACAGGag CTCACGTTGTGGATAAATGAGAAGATGCTGACGGCACAGGACATGTCTTATGATGAGGCCAGAAATCTTCACAGCAAGTGGCAGAAGCATCAGGCCTTCATGGCAGAGCTGGCCTCCAACAAAGACTGGCTGGACAAAATTGATAAG GAGGGTCAGGCACTGGTGGCCGAGAAGCCGGAGCTGAAACCTGTTGTTCAGCAGACTCTGGAGGACCTACAGCGTCAGTGGGAGGATCTGGAGGGCACCACCCGCACAAAAGCCCAATGCTTGTTCGATGCTAACCGGGCAGAGCTCTTTACACAGAGCTGCTCTGCTCTGGATGTCTGGCTGAAAAATCTTGAGGGACAGCTGCATAACGACGACTATGGCAAAGATTTGACTAGTGTCAACATCCTGCTCAAGAAGCACCAG ATGCTGGAGCACCAGATGGAGGTCAGAGAGAAGGAGGTGCAGTCCCTTCAGTCTCAGGCTCTGGCCCTGTCCCAGGAAGACGCTGGAATCACTGAAGTAGATGGTCAGCAAAGGCGTGTCACCGACAACTTCTCCAACCTTCAGGATCCTCTCGAACTGAGGAGACAGCGACTACTCGCCTCCAAAGAAGCACATCAATTCAACAGAGATCTGGAGGATGAAATT CTTTGGGTGAAAGAGAGGATGCCACTGGCGGACTCCACAGACCATGGAAAAGACCTGCCCACCGTACAGCTGCTAATCAAGAAGAACCAG ACATTGCAGAAGGAGATCCAGGGCCACCAGCCTCGCATCGATGACATCCATAGACGAGGCCAGACTCAGAGCCAGGTAGATGGTGAGAGACAGTCTGTCCTAGAGGAGCGCCTTGTCGAGCTGCGGGACCTCTGGGACCAGCTGATAGCCGAGACAGACAAGCGCCATGCCCGTCTTATAGAGGCCAATCGCGCCCAGCAGTTCTATGCTGATGCAGCGGAGGCGGAAGCCTGGATGGGAGAACAAGAGCTACACATGATGTCAGAGGAAAAAGCTAAG GATGAGCAAAGCGCACTAGTGATGGTCAAGAAGCACCAGACCCTGGAACAGGCACTTGAAGACTACGCCCAAACCATTCACCAACTAGCCAACAGCAGCCGCATCATGGTCACCGGTGAACACCCAGAGAG CGAGAGAATCACCTTACGGCAAGCCCAAGTTGACAAACTGTATGCAGGGTTGAAAGACCTCGCTGAGGAGCGTCGTGGGCGACTTCAGGAGAGACAGCGGCTGACCCAGCTGAAGCGGGAGGTGGATGACCTGGAACAGTGGATTGCTGAGAGGGAGGTGGTTGCTGGCTCCCATGAACTAGGACAGGACTACGAACATGTCACa ATGCTGAGAGACAAGTTCCGGGAGTTTGCTCGTGACACCAGCACCATCGGCCAAGAACGTGTCGATGGTGTAAATGGGCTGGCCGATGACCTGATTGAGTCGGGTCACCCTGAGAACGCTAGTGTGGCTGAGTGGAAAGATGGGTTAAACGAGGCTTGGGCCGATCTGCTGGAGCTGAtcgacacacgcacacaaatgctGGCAGCCTCCTATGAGTTGCACCGCTTCCATCAGGATGCCATGGAGGTGCTCGGACGTGTTAAGGAGAAGAGGGAAGGGCTGCCCTCTGACCTTGGCCGTGATCTGAACACTGTTCAGCATCTACACAGACAGCACAAcacttttgaaaatgacatCCAGGCCCTCAGTGGACAG GTTAACCAGGTGCAAGATGATGCAGCACGGCTGCAGAAGGCGTATGCCGGGGAGAAGGCAGATGACATTAACAGGAGTGAACATGCTGTGACTTCTGCCTGGGAGGGCCTGCTTGAGGCAGGTCAGGCCCGCAGGCTCCTCCTGCTGGACACTGTGGAGAAGTTCCGCTTCTTCAACATGGTGCGAGACCTAATGCTCTGGATGGACGGTGTCAATCTGCAGATAGACGCACACGACAGCCCCAG GGATGTGTCTTCTGCAGGGCTGGTCATTGGCAATCATCAGGACATCAAGTCAGAGATTGAGACCAGGGCAGACAGCTTTACTGCCTGTATTGAGATGGGAAAGTCTCTCATCAACAATAATCATTATGCAGCTGATGAG ATCCGGGAGAAACTGGCTCAACTccaggaaaagagagagaagatcaACCAAAAGTGGCAAGACAAGATGGACCATCTACAAATTG TGCTGGAGGTGTTGCAGTTCGGACGCGATGCCTGTGTGGCAGAGTCTTGGTTGGCAGGGCAAGAACCTCTGGTGCGAACAGCCGAGCTGGGCTCAAATGTGGATGAGGTAGAGAGCCTGATTAAGCGTCATGAGGCCTTTGAGAAACTCGCTACAGCCTGGGAAGATCGCTTTGTGCTGCTGGAGAAACTTACTACG ctTGAGGAGCATGAGATGCAGAAGAGgcgagaggaagaagagagagcaaGGCGACCCCCTACACCACCCCCAGCAGAAGTGGCACAATCTGAAGTAGAAAGTCAAGTACATGATTCTGCCGCCAG AACCAGTCTGGACCAGACCACACTCAATCAGTCTGTGTCAGTAAATGGAGTTCACAGTGACAATGACACATCGCAG GGCTCTGAGTCTGAGTCTGTGAACGGACCAGGTAGGGACAGCGGGCTGGCCTCCTCTCGCCTTGAGCCTTCGGCCACGTTACCGAGCAGGGGTGGAGCAGAGTCTGATCCGGATACCATGGAGGGGATGCTCTGTCGAAAGCAGGAGATGGAGTCCCTCAGCAAAAAGGCAGCTAGCAG GTCCTGGCAGAACGTGTACTGTGTCCTcagaaaaggaagtcttggTTTCTATAAAGACGGCAAGAGCGCTAGCAA